A window of Phaseolus vulgaris cultivar G19833 chromosome 4, P. vulgaris v2.0, whole genome shotgun sequence genomic DNA:
TCGTAGCAGTTAATGTTCACTTGGATCAGTTCTTTTTATATGTTCTTCAATCTCATCACTTCACTCACTTTCatactctctctctcactctctctcttCTCTGTTCAATTCCAATGGCGGATCAGAGCCCCAAACCAGAGACCTTTGAGCTCAGCAATGGCAGCATGAAGGTTCTTCTCACCAATCTCGGATGCACCATCATCTCCTTATCTGTTCCCGGAAAAGATGGTTATGATCCGTTTCAAATTCCTCATTTGAAGCTTTTCCTTACCTTCAATCGTGTTTGCGTTTTACTGATTCGTGACGTGCTCTCTGTTTTGAAGGGGTGTTATCCGACGTCGTTCTTGGCCTCGATTCTGTTGAATCCTATCAGGTCCCTTTTGATTTTGCGATTTCTTTTATTGGATTTCTGGCGTCAATCGTAATGGGTAGTTTTGTTTTAGCTTAGAGAGGCTTGTTTGGTTGATGGGTATCTTCTCTCCCTTTTCAAAATTCTACCTTTCTGGTTTAAACAATACAATGGTGGGTGCCCTGTGAGAATCCATGGAAGTGATCTTTTTGTGAAATTCATGATTGAAATGTTTCGTCTTGACATGAGGGAGTATCGGAGACTATAAGGCtcggacactcctcttaaaaGGACTCTAGGAAGGGTGAAGTGTcttattcaaaaaatatttgttatatttctGACAATCTAACACTATTCTTACtaatttttgaaaagaagaagcacatgtattttctaaatattcaaaattattgtATGAATTTTGAGTATGATACTTAAATAAGGAACCAATCCTCCACTtgtcatgaaaaatatatttttacacataaatttttattattaatttatataattcataattatataatatatagttgTTTCTCCCTATCctatattttttagaaattatacataTGTACGTGACCGTATCAGTGTTATAGGTTAGAGATTTCTCATTGATTAAATTTTGGAGTTGATTTATGGCTGAactcaaattcaaattttaagacACCTCTGATGAATGCGACTTTTGAAGGATTATATGTATAATATTCAGTTTCTTTCTGACGATTTACTGAATTATGTTGGTTTGAAGCAGAAAGGTCTTGCTCCTTATTTTGGCTGCATTGTGGGTCGGGTTGCCAACCGAATCAAGGATGGCAAATTTACACTTGATGGAGTTCAGTACTCTTTGCCTCTGAACAAACCCCCAAACAGTCTCCATGGTATCAATTCTGTGTTTTCATAGTCTTCATTTGTAAAATTGTTAATTGTGCATTGTGTAGTTAAACTAATCCTTTCAGATTTTTCTGTCCATCTATTGTGATTCAAGTTAAAGAATAAAGTTTTTGGCCATCTGAAGTAGTGGATCATGCAATGTCTGTGTTGAAATATATGCATTTGATTAGGATCTTATTGTAATGATTAtgaaaatattaacaattatttatttcCTCCATTCCATTGAAATCTGGCTTTGAAAATAAAGACGAAACATGTATGGATCTGTCAAGCAAAACATCATTATTTTCAAGAATGATGGACATCAAATGATGATGGATAGATGTTATTGTGTgcacttttatttaaaatagcaCAATGATCTAAACAAAGAAACTTTACAATGatctattatttttgtttgttgttttcgtGATCCCTTATCTCCTGTCCAAATTTCAGGTGGAAATGTTGGGTTTGATAAGAAGGTATGGGAGGTAGTTGAACATAAAAAGGGCGAAACCCCCTCAATTACTTTCAAGTATCACAGTCACGATGGAGAGGAAGGTAGTGTCTATTCTCTCTTTCTTCCTCACTCTTAAGCATCATTATGCTCTTCCTTTGTCTTTATTCAGCTTTTGTTTTCTGTAATACAAGGTTATCCTGGGGATATCACCATTACAGCCACTTACACACTCACCTCAAGCACAACTCTGAGGCTTGACATGGAAGGAGTGCCAAAGGACAAACCCACCATAGTTAATTTGGCTCAGCATACCTACTGGAACTTAGCTGGTCACAACTCAGGGAACATTCTTGACCATTCAATTCAGATATGGGCTAATCATGTCATTCCTGTGGACCAGAATACTGTGCCAACTGGTGAAATAATGTCAGTGAAGGATACCCCTTTTGATTTTACATCTGAGAATAGAATAGGCAACAACATTAGTGAGGTTGGATTGGGATATGACCACAATT
This region includes:
- the LOC137837938 gene encoding uncharacterized protein, which encodes MADQSPKPETFELSNGSMKVLLTNLGCTIISLSVPGKDGVLSDVVLGLDSVESYQKGLAPYFGCIVGRVANRIKDGKFTLDGVQYSLPLNKPPNSLHGGNVGFDKKVWEVVEHKKGETPSITFKYHSHDGEEGYPGDITITATYTLTSSTTLRLDMEGVPKDKPTIVNLAQHTYWNLAGHNSGNILDHSIQIWANHVIPVDQNTVPTGEIMSVKDTPFDFTSENRIGNNISEVGLGYDHNYVLDCGEEKDGLRHAAKVRDPSSSRVLNLWTNAPGVQFYTANYVNGVQGKGGAIYGKHAGLCLETQGFPNAINQPNFPSVVVRPGEKYEHTMLFEFSLE